The Acidobacteriota bacterium genome contains the following window.
CGAATCTATGACGGCCAAGCGATCCGTTCTGCCGCCGCATCTATTCGTTCGGCAAGGAAGCAGCATCGGAATCCTCGTAGATCAAGAGATCAATCCGGACTTCGAAGAGATGCAATATGCGGCATCGGTCCTACGTCTGTTGTGGCAGCGTCAATACTCCGATTTCCATCTGCGAAGCCTTCGCCACGACGCCTATCAGGAAACCTATCTTGCGATCCGTGGCACGGCGGATACGGCCGATCTGGCAGATCTGAAGAAGAAGCATACGCGGAATTTAAGGAGCAGAAAAGCTTTCCCTCAAGAGTTCACGGCTCTAAATACAGTCGCAAAATCTCAGGAGGTAAGGCTCAAGGGACAGCTTTCAAGAGAGGCTAGACATTGGCTGCGAAAGATCGAAAAAGCAACCCACGGACAGCTTGGATTCCCAAGTTCGGACTCTATAACGACCCCGGGCAAAGATGTTTTAAGCGTCAGGAGAAACAAAACTTTGGGATGCGATTAGGGCAAGAGAAGCGGAGCTGAGCGAGAGCGTACTCACGAGTCGCATGATCCAGAGGAGCCTCTTTGCACAGCCGGTAAGTCATAGATCACATATCCAGGTTGTTCCTTCGGCCTGAAAGTTGTTGAGAAGCACATAACGAAAGGAGCGGTGGCCAGCCCTGTAAGCAGTTCGCCTCAAAATACTGTCTAAAGCGGCTAACTGCCGTTCCATTCGGAGAAAAAAAAAACCAAAAAGGAGCAAGAATATTCCATGTCAGCAAATATCTCGATACTCGGAAACACAGGCCGCGATGTGAGCCTGCGATATACAGAAAAGGGCACGCCGGTCGCGAGCTTTCCGATCGCCTCCAACTCTTTCAAGAACAGCGGCGAAGGTCGTGTTCAAGTCACACATTGGTTCAACGTGGTCGCATTCGGCAAGACGGCTGAGACTTTAGCCGAGCACGTCAAGAAGGGAACGTCTCTGCTTGTTCACGGCAGGCTTTCGTTTAGCCCCTGGAGTACGGATAAGGGAGAACCCAGATCCGGCGCCGAAGTGTCATTGTTCTCGTTTGAGTTCGTCGGTTCGAACCGTTCTAACGATCAGGAAGTGTCTGCATCGAACGACAGCAGCGACGAGCCTGATGTCCCGGAATACACAGGCTCGACTGCTCCTGAGACGCCTGTCGAAGAGCCGTTCGTCGATCAATTCTGAGATAGATTTTCTTCACAACAAGGGGCAAAGGCCTCAGAGCTTTGCCCCATTTTCACTTGAAAACAAGAGGTGGACAATGAGTGTTGTCAGGTTAGTTGAGAACGAAAGCGGTCTCAGAAGTGCGGATGATTATACACCTCTAGTGAGGATCTATGCCGATGCGTCATGCATGAGAAATGGTGCGATCGACTCGTCGGCGGGATGCGGTGCGGTGATGATCGATCATAATCGCCTGGAGATCAAATTGGTAGCCAAATACCTCGGACAGGTTACCAATCAGCAGGCTGAAATACTTGCTTGTACAAAGGCTTTGAGCAGCTGCATCGCTCTTGCCGGGTCGAGATCGTATCAGATTCACGATATGTGATCGACA
Protein-coding sequences here:
- a CDS encoding single-stranded DNA-binding protein, which gives rise to MSANISILGNTGRDVSLRYTEKGTPVASFPIASNSFKNSGEGRVQVTHWFNVVAFGKTAETLAEHVKKGTSLLVHGRLSFSPWSTDKGEPRSGAEVSLFSFEFVGSNRSNDQEVSASNDSSDEPDVPEYTGSTAPETPVEEPFVDQF